The window GTTGCCCGCCAGGATGTTGGCGGCACGGGCCGAGTACTGGTCCAGTGCGCCGTTGACGGGAAGGCCGAAGCGCGGGCCGCGGGTCCTGCCAAGGTCGGTCACAACGGAGTTGCCGGGCTGCTGGATCAGGATTTCGCCGCTCATGGCCGAGCCCCCGATTTCTCACAATCCACGTCTGCCGAAACCAGTCCCTGCGGCTCCAATTCCAAACCGTGGTACTGCCCGAAGTCTTCGGCACGGATCTGCCGGAACCGGAGGATGTCACCAGGTTTGTACGGCACCAGCGGTTCTCGGCGGATGTTCAGGACTGAGAGTGGGGTCTGTCCAATGACGCACCAGCCTCCGGGAGCCACAGCCGGAGCGATGACTGCTTGGCGACCGGCAACCGCCACGGCGCCAGCGGGGACGCTGAGCCGGGGGTCCTTGAGTCGCGGCACGGGCTTGGGGAATGCTGGGCCGTCCATCATGGGCGAGCCTGCGGGCGCGCCCAGGCACCGAACGGTGTAGGTCTTTTCGGTGTGGAGGCGGATGACCTCGTCCACGGAGATTCCCTGGTGCTGGGCGACGCGCTCCAGGTCCGGGCCGAATTCCCCTCCGTAAACCACGGGAACGTCGAACTCCCGAGGGGCCGTCGCGGACCCGGCGGAACGTCCGAGTTCCAGGAGGCCCAGCTTGACGAACGCCCGCACCTGGCGTGCGGAAACGAGGATGGGATCAAACTCAACAAGCACGGAGTCATAGGTGGGAACTGCGCCATGCAGCCCTTCGGCGCCGCAGTCTTCCAGCCAATCGGCCAGCCCGTGAACGGTCAGCCAGTTGTGTTCGCTGACCTCGGAGATCGCGACAACACGCAGTGCGGAGTCGCCGGATTCGTAGATCTCGGTAGGGGCCGCTGCAAGAACGGACATGTCAGGCCGCCTTCCTCTTGGCATCCATGACCTCGGCCAGCGGAGCGATGCTGACGCCGGCGGAGATGAGCTCGGACCGGATCCGGCGCGCCAGCTCAACGGCGCCGGGGTTGTCTCCGTGAAGGAGGACGGTATCGACGTCGATGTCCATGTCCTCGCCGGTGGCGCAACGGATCTTGCCATCGATCACCATACGAAGCGTGCGGTCCACGATCTCTGCGGGATCATGCAGCACAGCCCCGGGCTTGCTGCGGGGAACCAACGTGCCGTCTTCCTGGTAGGCCCGGTCCACGATGCCAACGATTGCAACGTCCAGCCCGGCATTGCGTGCAGCAATGGCCAGTTCGCCTTCCTGGGCCACCACGATCAGCTCGTTGTCCACACGGGCCGCGGCGTCAGCCACAGCCTGGGCATAGTCGGCACGGACAGCGACGAGGTTCCCGAGCCGGCCGTGCGGAGCGAGGTGCGTGACCTTGGTGCCGTGGAAAGACGCGAAGCCGTTCAGGGCACCCAGTTGGTACAGGACATCGTTTTGAACTTCGGCGGCTGTAAGGCCCATGTCGCGCCGACCGAAGCCACGCAGGTCCGGGAAGCTGGGATGAGCCCCGATGCCTACTCCGCGGCGAACGCATTCAGCAACAGTGGCGGCCATGATGTCCGGGTCACCGGCATGGAACCCGCATGCGATATTGGCGCTTGAAACGATGTCCAGGAGTTCGGAATCGTCGCCAATGGTGTAGGCGCCAAATCCCTCTCCAAGATCCGCTACAAGATCAATTGTCGGGTTCACGTGGTTCTCTTTCCATGGTTTGCCTTTGGATCCGGGAATTCACAAATTATCTTCAGAAGGATGAGTTGAATTCCCGGTAAATGTCGAACGCCAGTGGAATCCCAAAGCGTCGACTTAAGTTCTTTCCAAAAGTCTCGCACCGGTCAACCACGTTGCACAAAGACCTAATAGCTATCCCGTGATAGCTCTCCGTTATGACCTGCACCACCCTGTACTGTGTCTTGGGTCCCACAGGCGCCCGGATAGAATTTCCCTAACGCATGCCACCCGGGGACGTGGCCCTCCAGGAAGGCAGACCGATGGATACGCGCAAGCTCTCATACTTCGTGCAGATCGTTGACTCAGGCAGCATCACCAAAGCTGCGGCCGCGCTCCACGTGGCCCAGCCGGCCTTGAGCCAGCAGGTATCGGCACTGGAAAACGACCTCAAGCAGCGCCTGCTGATTCGAAGCAAACAAGGCGTGGAACCCACCGCGGCCGGGCACACGCTGTACCGTCACGCGCAGTCCATCCTGCGGCTTGTGG is drawn from Arthrobacter sp. 31Y and contains these coding sequences:
- a CDS encoding 5-oxoprolinase subunit B family protein; translation: MSVLAAAPTEIYESGDSALRVVAISEVSEHNWLTVHGLADWLEDCGAEGLHGAVPTYDSVLVEFDPILVSARQVRAFVKLGLLELGRSAGSATAPREFDVPVVYGGEFGPDLERVAQHQGISVDEVIRLHTEKTYTVRCLGAPAGSPMMDGPAFPKPVPRLKDPRLSVPAGAVAVAGRQAVIAPAVAPGGWCVIGQTPLSVLNIRREPLVPYKPGDILRFRQIRAEDFGQYHGLELEPQGLVSADVDCEKSGARP
- a CDS encoding LamB/YcsF family protein, encoding MNPTIDLVADLGEGFGAYTIGDDSELLDIVSSANIACGFHAGDPDIMAATVAECVRRGVGIGAHPSFPDLRGFGRRDMGLTAAEVQNDVLYQLGALNGFASFHGTKVTHLAPHGRLGNLVAVRADYAQAVADAAARVDNELIVVAQEGELAIAARNAGLDVAIVGIVDRAYQEDGTLVPRSKPGAVLHDPAEIVDRTLRMVIDGKIRCATGEDMDIDVDTVLLHGDNPGAVELARRIRSELISAGVSIAPLAEVMDAKRKAA